In Triticum aestivum cultivar Chinese Spring chromosome 5B, IWGSC CS RefSeq v2.1, whole genome shotgun sequence, the following proteins share a genomic window:
- the LOC123113700 gene encoding ankyrin-1 isoform X1: MEAMGKQQREEVLLRAASDGNLRLLKKMARWMGSGGQGEAAVLAAVEDGEGGRPLHLAAGAGRVEVCRYLVEDLRLDVNQLNCQGHTPLYLSAYFGRAAAATYLLDHGADPLASKLRSPLYGAAMQGHCEMLEMLLSRGLDVDLNSVQGTALHAAACYKQHGMMKILLEHHADPNKVCYLNNTPLSLAMRQRDMSTELLECAKLLIKAGADVNFIDLDGDSYVTVAAKFGYPGIMKCLLDAGANPDIPDEYGRTPVEFAASNGSRDMVEMLFPLTSPISTLPDWSIDGIISHVKHYGLKPRDKQKCAKRRTELKQKALKAFKEEEYFIAALLYSCAITLDPSPDEYATLLANRSLCCLRTKNGRAALPDATMCRRVRPFWPKACYREGSAFMLLKDYEKACKAFADGLKLDPTNGDLANALREAQEAAKDARRPEN, translated from the exons ATGGAGGCGATGGGGAAGCAGCAGAGGGAGGAGGTGCTCCTCCGCGCCGCCTCCGACGGCAACCTCCGACTCCTCAAGA AGATGGCGCGCTGGATGGGGTCAGGGGGCCAAGGCGAGGCCGCCGTACTTGCGGCGGTGGAGGACGGCGAAGGGGGTCGCCCGCTGCACCTGGCGGCCGGGGCGGGCCGGGTCGAGGTCTGCAGGTACCTCGTCGAGGACCTCCGCCTCGATGTCAATCAACTCAACTGTCAAG GTCACACGCCACTGTACCTTTCTGCCTATTTTGGGAGAGCTGCTGCTGCAACATATCTTCTTGATCATGGTGCCGATCCACTAGCTAGCAAACTACGGTCACCTCTTTATGGCGCTGCAATGcaag GGCATTGTGAAATGTTAGAAATGCTGCTTTCAAGAGGACTCGATGTGGATTTAAATTCTGTACAAGGGACGGCATTGCATGCAGCTGCTTGTTATaaacaacatggcatgatgaaGATTTTGTTGGAGCACCATGCCGAT CCTAACAAGGTTTGCTATCTTAATAATACCCCGTTGAGTTTGGCCATGCGGCAGCGGGACATGTCTACAGAGTTGTTGGAATGTGCCAAGCTACTCATAAAG GCTGGTGCTGATGTGAATTTTATTGACCTTGATGGTGATAGTTACGTGACAGTGGCAGCGAAGTTCGGCTATCCTGGCATCATGAAGTGCTTATTAGATGCTGGTGCTAACCCCGATATTCCAGATGAA TATGGTAGAACACCAGTTGAATTTGCTGCCTCTAACGGCAGTAGGGATATGGTTGAAATGTTATTCCCTTTAACTTCTCCTATTTCAACGCTGCCGGACTGGAGTATTGATGGAATCATTTCTCATGTGAAACACTATGGTTTGAAGCCGAGG GATAAACAAAAGTGTGCGAAGAGAAGAACTGAACTGAAACAGAAAGCTTTAAAGGCTTTTAAGGAAGaggaatattttatagcagcaCTGCTGTATAGTTGT GCAATAACACTTGACCCGAGTCCAGATGAATATGCAACCCTATTGGCAAATAGGAGTCTCTGCTGTTTGCGCACCAAGAACGGAAGAGCTGCTCTCCCTGATGCTACCATGTGCAGAAGGGTGCGACCTTTTTGGCCAAAAGCCTGCTATCGAGAAGGGTCAGCTTTTATGTTATTGAAG GACTATGAGAAAGCATGCAAGGCTTTTGCGGATGGCTTGAAGCTTGACCCTACAAATGGTGATCTTGCAAATGCTTTAAG GGAAGCCCAAGAAGCTGCGAAGGATGCTCGTCGCCCTGAAAATTGA
- the LOC123113700 gene encoding ankyrin-3 isoform X2 gives MEAMGKQQREEVLLRAASDGNLRLLKKMARWMGSGGQGEAAVLAAVEDGEGGRPLHLAAGAGRVEVCRYLVEDLRLDVNQLNCQGHTPLYLSAYFGRAAAATYLLDHGADPLASKLRSPLYGAAMQGHCEMLEMLLSRGLDVDLNSVQGTALHAAACYKQHGMMKILLEHHADPNKVCYLNNTPLSLAMRQRDMSTELLECAKLLIKYGRTPVEFAASNGSRDMVEMLFPLTSPISTLPDWSIDGIISHVKHYGLKPRDKQKCAKRRTELKQKALKAFKEEEYFIAALLYSCAITLDPSPDEYATLLANRSLCCLRTKNGRAALPDATMCRRVRPFWPKACYREGSAFMLLKDYEKACKAFADGLKLDPTNGDLANALREAQEAAKDARRPEN, from the exons ATGGAGGCGATGGGGAAGCAGCAGAGGGAGGAGGTGCTCCTCCGCGCCGCCTCCGACGGCAACCTCCGACTCCTCAAGA AGATGGCGCGCTGGATGGGGTCAGGGGGCCAAGGCGAGGCCGCCGTACTTGCGGCGGTGGAGGACGGCGAAGGGGGTCGCCCGCTGCACCTGGCGGCCGGGGCGGGCCGGGTCGAGGTCTGCAGGTACCTCGTCGAGGACCTCCGCCTCGATGTCAATCAACTCAACTGTCAAG GTCACACGCCACTGTACCTTTCTGCCTATTTTGGGAGAGCTGCTGCTGCAACATATCTTCTTGATCATGGTGCCGATCCACTAGCTAGCAAACTACGGTCACCTCTTTATGGCGCTGCAATGcaag GGCATTGTGAAATGTTAGAAATGCTGCTTTCAAGAGGACTCGATGTGGATTTAAATTCTGTACAAGGGACGGCATTGCATGCAGCTGCTTGTTATaaacaacatggcatgatgaaGATTTTGTTGGAGCACCATGCCGAT CCTAACAAGGTTTGCTATCTTAATAATACCCCGTTGAGTTTGGCCATGCGGCAGCGGGACATGTCTACAGAGTTGTTGGAATGTGCCAAGCTACTCATAAAG TATGGTAGAACACCAGTTGAATTTGCTGCCTCTAACGGCAGTAGGGATATGGTTGAAATGTTATTCCCTTTAACTTCTCCTATTTCAACGCTGCCGGACTGGAGTATTGATGGAATCATTTCTCATGTGAAACACTATGGTTTGAAGCCGAGG GATAAACAAAAGTGTGCGAAGAGAAGAACTGAACTGAAACAGAAAGCTTTAAAGGCTTTTAAGGAAGaggaatattttatagcagcaCTGCTGTATAGTTGT GCAATAACACTTGACCCGAGTCCAGATGAATATGCAACCCTATTGGCAAATAGGAGTCTCTGCTGTTTGCGCACCAAGAACGGAAGAGCTGCTCTCCCTGATGCTACCATGTGCAGAAGGGTGCGACCTTTTTGGCCAAAAGCCTGCTATCGAGAAGGGTCAGCTTTTATGTTATTGAAG GACTATGAGAAAGCATGCAAGGCTTTTGCGGATGGCTTGAAGCTTGACCCTACAAATGGTGATCTTGCAAATGCTTTAAG GGAAGCCCAAGAAGCTGCGAAGGATGCTCGTCGCCCTGAAAATTGA